A genomic stretch from Chryseobacterium sp. SNU WT5 includes:
- a CDS encoding heavy metal translocating P-type ATPase, translating into MEHQHIYDKEGHRLCCTEEEKVYKDAGAEELLDGSKKNNAHEHAHDEDGHNHDIPDHSVFQMFIPSGVSLLLLLIAIGLDYWIPQQWFTGSARFMWYVIAFIIVGYPVLKDAVKSIIAGEVFSEFLLMSIATIGAFAIGEYPEGVAVMLFYSVGEVFQTMAISRAKSNIKTLLDQRPDEVTIIDNQQPKIIKAENVEVGQIIQLKPGEKLGLDGELLSAQATFNTAALTGESKPDTKNKGETVLAGMINLNKVAQIKVTTAYTDSKLSKILQLVQDATSQKAPTELFIRKFAKIYTPIVVFLAIGICLIPYFFLANYIFTDWLYRALIFLVISCPCALVISIPLGYFGGISAASRNGILFKGSNFLDLMASIQNVVMDKTGTMTEGVFKVQDVNFNAEFDKKEILKLVNAVESLSTHPVATAIHEYVGEVDSTLKIENTEEIPGLGLKATVDGKEILVGNFKLMDQFNINYDTDPVSIIYTTIAVAFDEKFVGYITIADRIKEDSQQTINLLHKLNIKVTMLSGDKSTVVKYVADQLGIDHAFGDLLPEDKVNKVKEMKATSQTVAFVGDGVNDAPVVALSDVGIAMGGLGSDATIETADIIIQDDKPSKIPMAINIGKQTKKIVWQNITLAFVVKGVVLILGAGGLATMWEAVFADVGVALLAILNAVRIQKMKF; encoded by the coding sequence ATGGAACACCAACATATTTATGATAAGGAAGGTCACAGATTATGCTGTACTGAAGAAGAAAAAGTTTATAAAGATGCAGGAGCTGAAGAACTTTTAGATGGTTCTAAAAAAAATAATGCTCATGAACATGCACACGATGAAGACGGGCACAATCACGACATTCCTGATCACAGCGTTTTTCAAATGTTTATACCGTCCGGTGTTTCTTTACTACTTTTATTGATTGCAATCGGCCTTGACTATTGGATTCCACAACAGTGGTTTACCGGGAGCGCCCGTTTTATGTGGTATGTTATTGCTTTCATTATTGTAGGTTATCCTGTTTTAAAAGATGCAGTAAAAAGTATTATTGCAGGTGAAGTATTTTCCGAATTTCTGTTAATGAGTATTGCAACTATTGGAGCCTTCGCAATCGGTGAATATCCAGAAGGAGTTGCAGTAATGCTATTTTATTCCGTAGGTGAAGTATTCCAGACCATGGCAATATCCCGAGCTAAAAGCAACATCAAAACACTTTTGGATCAGCGTCCAGATGAAGTCACCATTATTGACAATCAGCAACCGAAAATCATTAAAGCTGAAAATGTTGAAGTCGGGCAAATCATTCAATTAAAACCTGGAGAAAAACTTGGGTTAGATGGAGAGTTACTATCTGCTCAGGCTACATTTAATACCGCTGCACTTACAGGAGAAAGCAAACCAGATACTAAAAATAAGGGCGAAACTGTTTTGGCAGGAATGATCAACCTTAATAAAGTCGCACAAATAAAAGTTACTACAGCATATACTGACAGTAAATTAAGCAAGATTCTGCAGTTGGTTCAAGATGCAACCTCTCAAAAAGCTCCAACAGAATTATTCATCCGGAAGTTCGCAAAAATTTACACGCCAATCGTGGTTTTTCTTGCCATTGGTATTTGTTTAATTCCTTATTTCTTTCTGGCAAACTACATTTTCACTGATTGGTTGTATCGGGCATTAATATTTCTGGTGATCTCTTGCCCCTGTGCTTTGGTGATCTCTATTCCTTTGGGGTATTTTGGTGGAATCAGTGCAGCAAGTCGGAACGGAATCTTGTTTAAAGGCAGTAACTTTTTAGATCTAATGGCTTCCATTCAAAATGTTGTAATGGATAAGACAGGTACAATGACGGAAGGTGTTTTTAAAGTTCAGGATGTTAATTTCAATGCAGAATTTGATAAAAAAGAAATATTAAAACTCGTAAATGCAGTTGAAAGTTTAAGTACCCATCCAGTGGCCACTGCGATTCATGAATATGTTGGTGAAGTAGATTCAACACTAAAAATTGAAAACACAGAAGAAATTCCAGGACTGGGTTTAAAAGCTACAGTAGATGGCAAAGAAATCTTAGTAGGTAATTTCAAGCTGATGGACCAGTTTAACATCAACTATGACACCGATCCTGTCAGCATTATTTATACAACAATTGCCGTGGCATTTGATGAAAAATTTGTGGGCTATATCACTATTGCGGATCGAATAAAGGAAGATTCACAACAGACCATCAATTTACTGCATAAACTCAATATAAAAGTTACCATGTTAAGCGGCGACAAAAGCACTGTTGTAAAATATGTGGCAGATCAGTTAGGTATTGACCATGCATTTGGAGATCTATTACCAGAAGACAAGGTAAATAAAGTAAAAGAGATGAAGGCGACATCGCAAACCGTAGCATTTGTTGGCGATGGTGTAAATGACGCTCCCGTTGTAGCTTTGAGCGATGTGGGAATCGCGATGGGTGGTTTAGGAAGTGATGCAACGATAGAAACGGCAGACATCATTATTCAGGATGATAAACCTTCTAAAATACCGATGGCGATCAATATAGGCAAACAGACTAAAAAGATTGTCTGGCAGAATATCACATTAGCTTTTGTCGTAAAAGGGGTAGTGCTTATTCTAGGTGCAGGTGGGTTAGCTACTATGTGGGAAGCCGTGTTTGCAGATGTTGGAGTAGCATTACTTGCGATTCTTAATGCAGTAAGAATTCAAAAAATGAAATTTTAA
- a CDS encoding TPM domain-containing protein, with protein sequence MRLLSRKYFFILFLLGLSMSVYAQKIPEKPAVLYPVYDQVGLLTQTEKDQLNQKLIKFADSTSTEIEVIIIPTTGGEDVNYLATMYGEKWGIGKKESDNGIVFLIATEDHTMSIQQGRAVEQYLTASVAGQIMDYIVTPNFKQGLWYDGINRGTTALMEAVQGKFKPIVKNANEEGLSSFQILMIAFFIFLIISFLFKNKGGGGGNGDDDDVILSRRGRRTYPGGFFPFPGSFGGGSGGGFGGGGFGGFGGGGSFGGGGASGGW encoded by the coding sequence ATGAGATTACTTTCTCGTAAATATTTTTTTATTCTCTTTTTACTAGGCCTAAGCATGAGTGTTTATGCCCAGAAAATACCTGAGAAACCTGCAGTTCTATATCCTGTTTACGATCAAGTTGGCCTTTTAACCCAAACTGAAAAGGATCAGTTGAATCAAAAACTGATCAAATTCGCCGATTCAACATCTACTGAAATTGAAGTGATCATAATTCCGACAACTGGAGGGGAAGATGTTAATTATCTGGCAACCATGTATGGTGAGAAATGGGGAATTGGTAAAAAAGAAAGTGATAACGGAATTGTTTTTTTGATTGCTACCGAGGATCACACCATGTCGATTCAACAAGGTAGAGCAGTAGAGCAGTATCTAACCGCTTCGGTTGCCGGGCAAATCATGGACTATATTGTTACACCCAATTTTAAACAGGGATTGTGGTACGATGGTATAAATCGTGGCACAACTGCGTTAATGGAAGCAGTTCAAGGTAAATTTAAACCTATCGTCAAAAATGCCAATGAAGAAGGGTTAAGTTCTTTCCAAATTTTAATGATCGCTTTTTTTATATTTTTAATCATCAGCTTTTTGTTCAAAAATAAAGGCGGTGGTGGTGGAAACGGTGACGATGATGATGTAATTTTATCCCGCAGAGGACGACGAACTTACCCAGGTGGATTCTTTCCATTCCCAGGAAGTTTTGGTGGTGGCTCGGGCGGTGGCTTTGGCGGTGGCGGATTCGGTGGCTTTGGCGGAGGCGGAAGTTTCGGCGGCGGTGGAGCTTCTGGAGGTTGGTAA
- a CDS encoding TPM domain-containing protein yields the protein MNSFLTEYQMASLVEAIQTAENNSTGEIRIHIDSTTEGNNAEIAFEVFKTLCQNKTAERNAVLFHVNFEQQYLTIIGDEGIHLKVHQSFWDKMHDEVTREFSKGNFHDGLKKAVLETGLELKKHFPIMGENPNELSNEITFS from the coding sequence ATGAACAGTTTTCTAACAGAATATCAAATGGCTTCTCTTGTAGAAGCCATTCAGACAGCAGAAAATAATTCTACGGGGGAAATTAGAATCCATATCGATTCTACAACCGAAGGAAATAATGCAGAGATTGCCTTTGAAGTTTTCAAGACCCTTTGCCAAAATAAAACTGCTGAGCGTAATGCTGTGCTTTTTCACGTGAATTTCGAACAGCAGTACCTTACTATCATTGGTGATGAAGGGATTCATCTAAAAGTTCATCAAAGTTTTTGGGATAAAATGCATGATGAAGTGACAAGGGAATTCTCGAAAGGAAACTTCCATGATGGTTTAAAAAAAGCAGTTTTAGAAACTGGTCTTGAACTAAAAAAACATTTCCCAATTATGGGAGAAAATCCGAATGAACTATCCAATGAGATTACTTTCTCGTAA
- a CDS encoding LemA family protein, translating into MRNKGCMSAGTIGIALLVIAVVVFLWGKNGYNNFTTKEETVNTKWSNVETVYQKRANLIPNLERTVKSYSQFEQETLTKVIEARSKATSITIDPTSMTEADMAKYQAAQGELSGALSRLMAVVESYPNLKADQQYLNFQREYTAIENSIRSETVYYNEAAQDYNTSIKTFPNNILANFTNFKEKPYFKAAAGAENAPEVFTN; encoded by the coding sequence ATGAGAAATAAAGGTTGTATGAGCGCTGGAACCATTGGTATTGCGCTTCTTGTAATTGCGGTAGTGGTCTTTTTATGGGGTAAGAATGGCTATAATAATTTTACTACTAAAGAGGAGACGGTTAACACAAAATGGTCGAATGTAGAGACCGTTTATCAGAAACGTGCGAACTTGATTCCTAATTTGGAACGTACTGTAAAATCATATTCTCAATTTGAACAGGAGACTTTAACTAAAGTAATCGAAGCTCGTTCAAAAGCAACTTCTATTACAATAGATCCTACCAGCATGACCGAAGCAGATATGGCAAAATACCAGGCTGCGCAGGGTGAATTAAGTGGTGCATTGAGCAGATTGATGGCAGTTGTTGAGAGTTATCCTAATTTAAAAGCGGATCAGCAATACTTAAACTTCCAAAGAGAGTATACCGCAATTGAAAATAGCATCCGTAGCGAAACTGTTTATTACAATGAGGCTGCTCAGGATTACAATACTTCAATAAAAACGTTCCCAAACAATATCTTGGCGAATTTCACCAACTTTAAAGAAAAACCATACTTCAAAGCAGCGGCTGGTGCGGAAAATGCGCCGGAAGTTTTTACAAACTAA
- a CDS encoding dihydrofolate reductase produces the protein MITIVVAMGLDNEIGADNQLLWHLPTDLKHFKELTSEHPIIMGRKTYESIGKPLPNRTNIVVSRKKDWFEEGILIVGSIKEAIKFAKKINEDIFIIGGGNIYEQTLELTDKLEVTLVKANLKADVFFPKINAKIWEKRDEICHEKDEKNEYDFCFQTYERKIKLS, from the coding sequence ATGATAACAATTGTGGTTGCAATGGGATTAGACAATGAAATTGGTGCTGACAATCAGTTACTTTGGCATCTTCCGACTGATCTAAAACATTTTAAGGAACTCACTTCTGAACACCCAATTATTATGGGTAGGAAAACTTACGAAAGCATAGGGAAGCCTTTACCTAACAGAACAAATATCGTAGTAAGTAGAAAAAAAGACTGGTTTGAAGAAGGGATTTTGATCGTAGGGAGTATTAAAGAAGCAATTAAATTTGCCAAAAAAATAAATGAAGATATATTCATCATTGGCGGCGGGAATATTTATGAGCAAACTTTAGAACTTACCGATAAACTGGAAGTAACTTTGGTGAAAGCAAATTTAAAAGCAGATGTTTTCTTTCCGAAAATCAATGCAAAAATCTGGGAGAAAAGAGACGAGATCTGTCACGAAAAAGATGAGAAAAATGAATATGATTTCTGCTTTCAAACTTATGAAAGGAAAATAAAATTATCTTAG
- a CDS encoding DUF2892 domain-containing protein has translation MNKYIKFVIAALMIAAGVYLMMNRNIGWGIVVVLLTAIPILLFFKNEYILLAFWFLRKQNMVKASSWLNKITNYPSQLHKSQYGYFHYLQGLTLAQDNPAKVEPYMKKALEYGLNMKHDRAMATLNIAAGAMQKGRRQEAKNLLEEAKRLDTSGMMTDQIKMLKDQLKMPSMQKHMHNPNMRQRGKFS, from the coding sequence ATGAATAAATACATAAAATTCGTCATCGCAGCACTAATGATTGCTGCCGGAGTTTATCTGATGATGAACCGAAATATCGGTTGGGGTATTGTAGTGGTATTACTGACTGCAATTCCGATCTTACTTTTTTTCAAGAATGAATATATCTTATTAGCGTTCTGGTTTTTACGCAAACAAAACATGGTAAAAGCTTCTAGCTGGCTGAATAAAATAACAAATTATCCTTCCCAACTGCATAAGTCTCAATATGGTTATTTTCATTATTTACAAGGACTTACCTTAGCACAGGACAATCCGGCGAAAGTAGAACCTTACATGAAAAAAGCTTTAGAATATGGTCTGAACATGAAACATGACCGCGCTATGGCTACTCTTAACATTGCGGCAGGAGCTATGCAAAAAGGCCGGAGACAGGAAGCTAAAAATCTTTTAGAAGAAGCGAAAAGATTAGATACTTCTGGAATGATGACCGATCAGATTAAAATGCTGAAAGATCAATTAAAAATGCCATCGATGCAGAAACATATGCACAATCCTAATATGAGACAGAGAGGAAAGTTTTCTTAA
- a CDS encoding trimeric intracellular cation channel family protein, whose amino-acid sequence MSGSFAAMQKRLDPFGVLIIAFVTSVGGGTIRDLLLDVPVFWMHDMVICTVIFMTCLVSMIFKSLEKKFKVTLFLFDSFGLGLFTIVGVQKGLNADLHPLICITLGTITGCFGGISRDILLNRIPLIFRKEIYATACIVGGGIFLSLVKYTSLSYAFVQISTILLIVAIRTFAVKYQWQIPKFYGRDHSQEM is encoded by the coding sequence ATGTCGGGAAGTTTTGCCGCGATGCAAAAACGCTTAGATCCTTTTGGTGTATTAATTATCGCCTTTGTAACTTCCGTAGGTGGTGGTACGATCCGTGACCTGTTACTCGATGTGCCAGTTTTTTGGATGCACGATATGGTGATCTGTACCGTTATTTTTATGACGTGCCTTGTTTCAATGATTTTCAAATCGCTGGAGAAAAAATTTAAGGTTACCTTATTTTTATTTGACAGTTTTGGTTTGGGGTTATTCACCATTGTGGGTGTTCAGAAAGGGTTGAATGCAGATCTACATCCTCTAATTTGTATCACACTGGGAACGATAACCGGGTGTTTTGGCGGAATTAGCCGGGATATATTGTTAAATAGAATTCCGTTGATTTTCAGAAAAGAAATTTATGCTACAGCGTGCATAGTAGGCGGTGGAATCTTTTTGTCACTTGTTAAATACACTTCGCTTTCTTATGCTTTTGTGCAGATTTCTACGATTCTTCTAATTGTCGCGATTCGAACTTTTGCAGTGAAATACCAATGGCAAATTCCAAAATTCTACGGTAGAGATCATAGTCAGGAAATGTAG
- the coaD gene encoding pantetheine-phosphate adenylyltransferase → MRVAVFPGSFDPITLGHYDIVERAYPLFDKIIIAIGQNSQKKYMFSLEQRMEFIKETFKDFPNIEVDHFEGLTVDYCRSKNVNFILRGLRNPADFEFEKAIAQTNRELTKDNKIETIFLLTSSGKSFISSSIVREIITFNGNYELLVPEAVRVALKS, encoded by the coding sequence ATGAGAGTTGCAGTTTTCCCAGGTTCATTTGACCCAATAACACTTGGCCATTACGATATTGTTGAAAGAGCTTATCCTTTATTCGACAAAATAATTATTGCCATTGGGCAAAATTCTCAGAAAAAATACATGTTTTCTTTGGAACAGAGAATGGAATTTATCAAAGAAACTTTCAAGGATTTTCCTAATATAGAAGTTGATCATTTCGAAGGGTTAACGGTAGATTATTGTAGAAGTAAAAATGTAAACTTTATTTTAAGAGGCTTAAGAAATCCCGCAGATTTTGAGTTTGAAAAAGCGATCGCACAAACTAACCGGGAACTTACCAAAGATAATAAGATCGAAACAATATTCTTGCTGACTTCTTCCGGAAAATCATTCATCAGCAGCAGTATTGTGCGTGAGATTATTACTTTTAACGGGAATTATGAACTTTTAGTTCCAGAAGCCGTACGCGTTGCACTTAAATCCTAA